A genome region from Pseudomonas anguilliseptica includes the following:
- a CDS encoding NAD(P)-dependent oxidoreductase: MKLALIGASGFVGAAVLQEALDRGHQVSGIVRDPAKLPQHPALTTMAGDAYNADALAAQLKGHDAVIHAFNPGWGTAEIRQRFIQGSQAIIAATKQAGVERLLVVGGAGSLYVAPNLQLIDTPDFPAEYKEGAEGARQTLNLLKTETALAWSFISPPALLQPGARSGQFRIGGEQLLMNGDAPAQISVADLAVAIIDELERPQHLRQRFTVGY; encoded by the coding sequence ATGAAACTCGCCCTGATCGGCGCCAGCGGCTTTGTTGGCGCAGCTGTTCTGCAAGAAGCCCTGGACCGTGGCCACCAGGTCAGCGGCATCGTCCGTGATCCCGCGAAACTGCCACAGCACCCGGCGCTTACCACCATGGCTGGCGATGCCTACAACGCCGACGCATTGGCCGCGCAGCTCAAGGGCCATGACGCGGTAATCCATGCATTCAACCCAGGCTGGGGCACGGCGGAAATTCGCCAGCGTTTTATCCAGGGCAGCCAGGCGATCATCGCCGCCACTAAACAAGCCGGCGTGGAGCGCCTGCTGGTAGTCGGCGGCGCGGGCAGCCTGTATGTCGCCCCCAACCTGCAGCTGATCGACACCCCGGACTTCCCCGCCGAATACAAGGAAGGCGCCGAAGGCGCGCGGCAGACCCTCAACCTGCTGAAAACTGAAACCGCGCTGGCCTGGAGCTTTATCTCACCACCCGCGCTGTTGCAGCCGGGCGCGCGCAGCGGACAGTTCCGCATCGGCGGCGAGCAGTTGCTGATGAATGGCGACGCCCCAGCGCAGATCTCGGTGGCTGACCTCGCGGTGGCCATCATCGATGAGCTGGAACGCCCGCAACACCTGCGCCAGCGTTTTACCGTCGGCTATTAA
- the ada gene encoding bifunctional DNA-binding transcriptional regulator/O6-methylguanine-DNA methyltransferase Ada, translated as MLDANRCWQAVCDRDAAQDGRVVFAVRSTGIYCRPSCPARRPRRENVSFHVDADAAAAAGFRPCKRCSPQGQSPAEQLDALVVAACELLNSSEQPLSLAQLAARIGLSASHLARAFKARTGLTPKAWTAAQRRARLEQQLPTASSVLDAALDAGYSSTRALYQQPAALSPAQRRKQGAGEQLRYSIAPCSLGHVLLASSGKGICALLFADDPALLLNELQQRFAAAELQLDNTGLGAELHQVLAQIREPQRAAQLPLDIRGTAFQQQVWRALQQIPLGQTRNYAELAEQLGSHPRAVARACASNPLGLLVPCHRVIASNGSLSGYRWGLARKAALLKGEADTQAQ; from the coding sequence ATGCTCGATGCCAACCGCTGCTGGCAAGCCGTATGCGACCGTGACGCCGCGCAGGATGGCCGCGTTGTGTTTGCCGTGCGCAGCACCGGTATCTATTGCCGCCCCAGTTGCCCGGCGCGGCGGCCCCGGCGCGAGAACGTGAGTTTCCATGTCGACGCTGACGCCGCAGCCGCTGCTGGCTTTCGCCCATGCAAACGCTGCTCGCCGCAAGGGCAGAGCCCGGCCGAACAACTGGATGCGTTGGTCGTGGCTGCCTGTGAGTTACTTAATAGCAGCGAACAGCCACTGTCCCTTGCGCAACTGGCCGCGCGCATTGGCCTGTCCGCCTCGCACCTGGCACGCGCCTTCAAGGCCCGCACCGGGCTAACGCCGAAAGCCTGGACGGCGGCGCAACGCCGCGCGCGCCTGGAGCAGCAGTTGCCGACGGCAAGCAGCGTGCTGGATGCCGCACTGGACGCCGGCTATTCCAGCACCCGCGCGCTGTATCAGCAGCCAGCCGCTCTCAGCCCGGCGCAACGGCGCAAGCAGGGGGCGGGCGAACAGCTGCGCTACAGCATCGCGCCCTGCTCGCTCGGCCACGTGCTGTTGGCCAGCAGTGGCAAAGGCATTTGCGCACTGCTGTTTGCTGACGACCCGGCGCTGCTGCTGAATGAATTGCAGCAACGCTTTGCCGCCGCCGAGTTGCAACTGGATAACACCGGCCTGGGCGCGGAGTTGCACCAAGTTTTGGCGCAAATCCGTGAACCGCAACGTGCCGCCCAGTTACCGCTGGATATTCGCGGCACGGCGTTTCAGCAGCAGGTGTGGCGCGCCCTGCAACAGATTCCACTGGGACAGACACGCAACTACGCCGAACTGGCCGAGCAACTGGGCAGCCACCCGCGCGCCGTGGCCCGCGCCTGCGCCAGCAACCCGCTGGGCCTGTTGGTGCCGTGCCACCGGGTGATTGCCAGCAACGGCAGCCTCAGTGGTTACCGCTGGGGCCTGGCGCGCAAGGCGGCGCTGCTGAAGGGCGAAGCCGATACCCAGGCGCAATAG
- a CDS encoding acetyl-CoA C-acetyltransferase yields the protein MTQPRRVAIVGGNRIPFARSNTVYATASNQEMLTSALDGLVERFNLHGERLGEVVAGAVLKHSRDFNLARECVLGSRLAPETPAYDLQQACGTGLEAALLVANKIALGQIECGIAGGVDTTSDAPIGVNEGLRKILLQANRGKSTGEKIKSLLQIRPRHLAPAIPRNGEPRTGLSMGEHCELMAQAWAIPRDEQDQLAVASHQKLAAAYSEGWHDDLLTPFRGLTRDQNLRADISLEKLATLKPCFERSPRGTMTAANSTPLTDGASLVLLASEEWAKARGLPILAYWKDGEAAAVDFVGAGKEGLLMAPAYAVPRLLARNKLSLQDFDYYEIHEAFAAQVLCTLKAWEDADYCKTRLGLDAPLGAIDRSKMNVKGSSLAAGHPFAATGGRIVANLAKLLSVAQEGRGLISICAAGGQGVTAILEK from the coding sequence ATGACCCAGCCGCGCCGCGTCGCCATCGTTGGTGGTAACCGTATTCCGTTCGCCCGCTCCAATACCGTTTACGCCACCGCGAGCAATCAGGAGATGCTGACCAGTGCACTGGATGGTCTGGTCGAGCGCTTCAACCTGCACGGCGAACGCCTCGGTGAGGTGGTGGCGGGTGCGGTGCTCAAGCATTCGCGCGATTTCAACCTGGCCCGCGAATGCGTACTGGGCTCGCGACTGGCCCCGGAAACCCCGGCCTATGACCTGCAGCAGGCCTGCGGTACCGGTCTGGAAGCGGCGCTGCTGGTGGCCAACAAAATCGCCCTTGGGCAGATCGAGTGCGGCATTGCCGGCGGTGTCGACACCACCTCGGACGCGCCGATCGGGGTCAATGAAGGGCTGCGCAAGATTCTTCTGCAGGCCAATCGTGGCAAGAGCACCGGCGAGAAGATCAAAAGCCTGCTGCAGATTCGTCCACGCCACCTGGCCCCGGCCATTCCGCGTAACGGCGAGCCGCGCACCGGATTGTCTATGGGCGAGCATTGCGAGCTGATGGCGCAGGCCTGGGCCATCCCGCGTGACGAGCAGGATCAGCTGGCCGTGGCCAGCCACCAGAAACTCGCCGCGGCCTATTCCGAAGGCTGGCACGACGACCTGCTCACGCCGTTCCGTGGGCTGACCCGCGACCAGAACCTGCGTGCCGACATCAGCCTGGAAAAACTCGCAACCCTCAAGCCCTGCTTCGAGCGCAGCCCGCGCGGCACCATGACCGCCGCCAACTCTACGCCGCTGACCGATGGCGCGTCCCTGGTGCTGCTGGCCAGTGAAGAGTGGGCCAAGGCCCGTGGCCTGCCGATCCTGGCCTACTGGAAGGACGGTGAAGCGGCGGCGGTGGACTTTGTTGGCGCGGGTAAGGAGGGCCTGCTGATGGCCCCGGCCTACGCCGTGCCGCGTCTGCTGGCGCGTAACAAGCTGAGCCTGCAGGACTTCGACTACTACGAAATCCACGAAGCCTTCGCCGCCCAGGTGCTTTGCACCCTCAAGGCCTGGGAAGACGCTGACTACTGCAAGACCCGCCTGGGCCTGGATGCGCCGCTGGGTGCCATCGACCGCAGCAAGATGAACGTCAAGGGCAGTTCCCTGGCGGCTGGTCACCCCTTTGCTGCGACCGGCGGGCGCATCGTCGCGAACCTGGCCAAGCTGCTCTCGGTGGCGCAGGAAGGCCGTGGGTTGATCTCGATTTGCGCCGCTGGCGGTCAAGGTGTGACTGCAATCCTGGAAAAGTAA
- a CDS encoding HD domain-containing phosphohydrolase has translation MDNILDRPDQPLVLVVDDTPENLELMSGLLLGSYRVKVASSGVKALRIAAGSQQPDLILLDIMMPEMDGYEVCRLLKLNPATADIPVVFLTAKTEVADEQHGFDLGAVDYITKPISPPLVLARVHAHLQLKASADFLRDKSEYLELEVRRRTRDMQRLQEVTIEAMASLAAMRDNPCGKHLARIEPYMTTLATALAHQQPALIDELNRERITQLGKSALLHGIGKLVLPDRILLNPIQRLQGDDLQLLHRHTEAGRDALLAAEAKLGNVTDFLRDARDIVYSQHECWDGSGYPQGLLGEQIPLTARLMAVVGAYEELTSHHLYRPSCSHAEALKQISAASGTRFDPSVVLAFIEAADDFANIAQRLADDAAAIHAELQRLDESLGESIELTLPAG, from the coding sequence ATGGACAACATACTCGACCGGCCGGATCAGCCCTTGGTGCTGGTGGTGGACGATACCCCGGAAAACCTCGAACTGATGAGCGGGCTGCTGCTTGGCAGCTACCGGGTCAAGGTCGCCAGCAGTGGCGTCAAGGCGCTGCGCATTGCCGCCGGCAGCCAGCAGCCGGATCTGATCCTGCTCGACATCATGATGCCGGAGATGGACGGTTACGAGGTTTGCCGCCTGCTCAAGCTCAACCCGGCCACGGCGGATATTCCGGTGGTGTTTCTCACCGCCAAGACCGAGGTGGCTGACGAGCAGCACGGCTTTGACCTCGGCGCGGTGGACTACATCACCAAACCGATCAGCCCGCCCTTGGTGCTCGCCCGCGTACACGCGCATTTGCAGCTCAAGGCCAGCGCGGATTTCCTGCGTGACAAGAGTGAATACCTGGAGCTGGAAGTGCGCCGCCGCACCCGCGATATGCAGCGCCTGCAGGAGGTCACCATCGAGGCCATGGCCAGCCTTGCGGCCATGCGCGACAACCCTTGCGGCAAGCACCTGGCGCGTATCGAGCCCTATATGACCACCCTGGCTACAGCGCTGGCCCATCAGCAGCCGGCGCTGATCGATGAGTTGAACCGCGAACGCATCACTCAACTGGGCAAGTCGGCACTGCTGCATGGCATCGGCAAACTGGTGCTGCCGGATCGGATCCTGCTCAACCCGATCCAGCGGCTGCAGGGCGATGATCTGCAGTTGCTGCATCGGCATACCGAAGCCGGGCGTGATGCCTTGCTTGCCGCCGAGGCCAAGCTGGGCAACGTCACCGATTTTCTCCGCGATGCCCGCGATATCGTCTATAGCCAGCATGAGTGCTGGGACGGCAGCGGTTATCCGCAGGGCCTGCTGGGCGAGCAGATCCCACTGACGGCCAGGTTGATGGCGGTGGTCGGTGCCTATGAGGAACTGACCAGCCACCACCTGTATCGGCCGTCGTGCAGTCACGCCGAAGCGCTCAAGCAGATCAGCGCGGCCAGTGGTACGCGCTTCGACCCCTCGGTGGTGCTGGCCTTTATCGAAGCCGCCGATGACTTCGCCAACATTGCTCAGCGCCTGGCCGACGATGCGGCGGCGATTCATGCCGAGCTGCAGCGCCTGGATGAGTCATTGGGCGAAAGCATCGAGCTGACCCTACCAGCGGGCTGA
- a CDS encoding 3-oxoacyl-ACP reductase — protein MSDRYLAFANSTSGRRLVSALGLPAPLLLERWMAGRSRPVDGALLLGGEGSLASAVLPFAHKLTDALYAAREGQLELPRWPAEHGPKLKALVFDASHLTRFEQLIELRDFFQPTFKGLDKCPRVVVLGRAPESLKDPIAASVQRSLEGFTRSLGKEIRRGGNVQLIYVGKGGEAQLEGALRFFLSPKSAYVSGQVLRLNACGEQVKDWTRPLAGKKALVTGASRGIGAAIAETLARDGAEVVLLDVPPAKDALNALAARLGGRALALDICAEDAAAQLVEALPDGIDIVVHNAGITRDKTLAKMNDAFWNSVINVNLSAPQVLTQALLDAGKLHDNGRVVLIASISGIAGNLGQTNYAVSKAGVIGLAQAWAPALAKRGISINAVAPGFIETQMTAAIPLTIREAGRRMNSMGQGGLPQDVAEAVAWFAQPGSGAATAQVLRVCGQSLLGA, from the coding sequence ATGTCCGACCGTTATCTCGCCTTTGCCAACTCCACGTCCGGGCGCCGTCTGGTCAGCGCACTCGGCCTGCCCGCGCCGCTGTTGCTGGAGCGCTGGATGGCCGGACGCAGCCGCCCGGTAGACGGCGCCCTGCTGCTGGGCGGTGAAGGCAGCCTGGCCAGCGCCGTACTGCCCTTCGCGCACAAGCTGACCGACGCCCTTTACGCCGCGCGCGAAGGCCAGCTCGAGCTGCCGCGCTGGCCCGCCGAACACGGCCCGAAACTCAAAGCACTGGTGTTTGATGCCAGCCATCTGACCCGTTTCGAGCAGTTGATCGAGCTGCGCGACTTCTTCCAGCCGACCTTCAAGGGCCTGGACAAATGCCCCCGCGTGGTGGTGCTGGGGCGCGCCCCGGAATCGCTGAAAGACCCGATTGCCGCCAGCGTGCAACGCTCACTGGAAGGTTTTACCCGCTCGCTGGGCAAGGAAATCCGCCGTGGCGGCAACGTGCAGCTGATCTACGTCGGCAAAGGCGGCGAAGCGCAGCTGGAAGGCGCGCTGCGCTTCTTCCTCTCGCCGAAAAGCGCGTACGTCTCCGGCCAGGTGCTGCGCCTGAATGCCTGCGGCGAACAGGTCAAGGACTGGACCCGCCCGCTGGCCGGCAAAAAAGCGCTGGTCACCGGGGCTTCGCGCGGCATCGGTGCGGCCATCGCCGAGACCCTGGCCCGCGACGGCGCCGAGGTGGTGCTGCTGGACGTACCACCGGCCAAGGATGCCCTGAATGCCCTGGCGGCACGCCTGGGCGGGCGCGCCCTAGCCCTGGACATCTGCGCCGAGGATGCCGCCGCGCAGCTGGTTGAGGCACTACCGGACGGCATCGATATCGTCGTGCACAACGCCGGCATCACCCGCGACAAGACCCTGGCGAAGATGAACGATGCGTTCTGGAACTCGGTGATCAACGTCAACCTCAGTGCCCCGCAAGTGCTGACCCAGGCCCTGCTGGACGCCGGCAAGCTGCACGACAACGGCCGCGTGGTGCTGATCGCCTCGATCAGCGGCATCGCCGGCAACCTCGGCCAGACCAATTACGCAGTGAGCAAGGCTGGGGTGATCGGCCTGGCCCAGGCCTGGGCACCGGCCTTGGCCAAGCGCGGCATCAGCATCAACGCCGTGGCACCGGGTTTTATCGAAACCCAGATGACCGCCGCCATCCCGCTGACCATCCGCGAAGCCGGCCGGAGGATGAACTCCATGGGCCAGGGTGGCCTGCCACAGGACGTCGCCGAAGCCGTGGCCTGGTTCGCCCAGCCGGGCTCGGGCGCGGCCACCGCGCAAGTGCTGCGTGTCTGCGGGCAAAGCCTGCTCGGGGCATAA
- a CDS encoding response regulator → MSRLCCLLLLCLLPSLAVAALPLNEQQRVWLAEHAVIRVGIERNGWPPFDVLDKQGQHRGLSGDYLALLGQRQGLRFEPVLMDDWDSALKALRSGQVDLLPSVAKTAEREAFMAFSDPYLTSSSLIFTRGELAVQRLRDLAGKRVAIERGYALQQALREQVKGVQLLEVGDTEAALRAVSSGRADAYVGDMIVASYLIRELNLTNLELRGETGLSSSEFRFAVRPDWPQLVNLLNLAMSDLSDTEQEAIKERWLPPLTVFNWRRLLAVGWPYLLGLLALVIFVLVWNRRLAVQIAERQRAEAEASRQRSTLLALINAIPGPIWFKDVDGRYVGINQACATLFGRPSEAVQGQRDEALLDPAWAASRAEHDRIARSQAQPFESEGYSLYPDGRRVIFDTLRTTFYDEQGQLLGLVGISRDITVRKQAEQAMAEAKELAEEAARLKSDFLANMSHEIRTPMNAIIGMSHLALKTELNPRQRDYLGKIQQSGQHLLGIINDILDFSKIEAGKLTIERIDFDLQQVLENLANLIGDKVAAKSLELVFNLDPQLPQQLVGDPLRLGQILINYANNAVKFTEQGEVEVILRVEQRDAEQVLVYLGVRDTGIGLTPEQMGRLFESFQQADSSTTRKYGGTGLGLAICKSLAEAMGGSVGVESQPGQGSLFWCRVPLGIARQQTQRLLPQADLRGRKVLVVDDNDSARQVLHDMLESMSFRVEAVASGMAALQQVQQASLQREPFEVLLVDWQMPGMDGIETLRRVRELNLQPPPHLLMVTAHCREEVLLGAEKVGVEDVLLKPLNPSLLFDALIRSLAGAEPEQGFARLPAGEQIPNFGALRVLLVEDNELNREVACGLLQESGLQIDQAEHGGIALELLRSHAEGYYALVLMDMQMPVLDGIATTEAIRREPRFAALPIIVMTANAMPADRERCLAAGMNDHLGKPIEPNELWHTLVRWMPIQAEPLSESPRIAEAAVDWQLPGVDIDSGLRRVLGKRELYQRLLGKFVASQGDFPTQLRAALAANQQESAERLAHSLKGLAGNLGATALAAQAATLESAIKDARHDELDGLLAELQQSLEALVAAINGQLPAEPPHELLAVDSEQLLQLCRQLQRLFVEDDPRAGKLFDEQAELLRSAFNSEYAALAAAVRGFDFEQALALALLQAAAGQRHLRL, encoded by the coding sequence ATGTCGCGCCTCTGCTGCCTGTTGCTGTTATGCCTGCTGCCCTCCTTGGCAGTGGCGGCGCTGCCGCTGAACGAACAGCAGCGTGTCTGGCTCGCCGAACACGCGGTGATTCGGGTGGGTATTGAACGCAACGGCTGGCCGCCGTTTGATGTGCTGGACAAGCAAGGTCAGCATCGCGGCCTCAGCGGCGACTACCTGGCGCTGCTCGGTCAGCGCCAGGGGCTGCGCTTTGAACCGGTGTTGATGGACGACTGGGATAGCGCGCTGAAAGCCCTGCGCAGTGGCCAGGTCGACCTGCTGCCATCGGTAGCCAAGACCGCCGAACGTGAAGCCTTTATGGCCTTCAGCGATCCTTATCTAACCAGCAGCAGCCTGATCTTTACTCGCGGCGAACTGGCGGTGCAGCGTCTGCGTGACCTGGCCGGCAAACGGGTTGCCATCGAGCGCGGTTATGCGCTGCAGCAGGCCTTGCGCGAGCAGGTCAAGGGCGTGCAGTTGCTCGAAGTGGGTGACACCGAAGCGGCGCTGCGCGCGGTGTCTTCTGGCCGCGCCGATGCCTATGTCGGCGACATGATCGTGGCCAGCTACTTGATTCGCGAGTTGAACCTGACCAACCTCGAGTTGCGCGGCGAAACCGGCCTGTCCAGCAGTGAGTTTCGCTTTGCCGTGCGCCCGGATTGGCCGCAGCTGGTGAACCTGCTGAATCTGGCCATGAGTGACCTGAGTGACACCGAGCAGGAGGCAATCAAGGAGCGCTGGCTGCCGCCGCTGACCGTATTCAACTGGCGGCGCCTGCTGGCCGTGGGCTGGCCTTATCTGCTCGGCCTGCTGGCGCTGGTGATTTTCGTGCTGGTGTGGAATCGCCGCCTTGCGGTGCAGATTGCCGAGCGTCAGCGTGCCGAGGCCGAGGCCAGCCGTCAGCGCAGCACCTTGCTGGCGTTGATCAACGCGATTCCCGGTCCGATCTGGTTCAAGGATGTCGACGGCCGTTATGTCGGCATCAACCAGGCCTGCGCCACGCTATTCGGCCGCCCCAGTGAGGCGGTGCAGGGCCAGCGTGACGAGGCGCTGCTTGATCCGGCCTGGGCTGCCTCGCGCGCCGAGCATGACCGCATCGCCAGAAGCCAGGCGCAGCCGTTTGAAAGCGAAGGCTATTCGCTCTACCCGGATGGCCGGCGGGTGATCTTCGATACGTTGCGCACCACCTTCTATGACGAGCAGGGTCAGTTGCTGGGATTGGTGGGTATCAGCCGCGACATCACCGTACGCAAGCAGGCGGAACAGGCCATGGCCGAGGCCAAGGAGCTGGCCGAAGAGGCTGCGCGGCTGAAATCGGACTTTCTCGCCAATATGAGTCACGAAATCCGCACGCCGATGAACGCGATTATCGGCATGTCGCACCTGGCGCTGAAAACCGAGCTGAACCCGCGCCAGCGTGATTACTTGGGCAAGATTCAGCAATCCGGCCAGCACCTGCTGGGGATCATCAATGACATCCTCGACTTCTCGAAGATCGAGGCCGGCAAGCTGACCATCGAGCGCATCGACTTTGACTTGCAGCAGGTGCTGGAAAACCTCGCCAATCTGATCGGCGACAAGGTCGCCGCCAAGAGCCTGGAACTGGTGTTCAACCTCGATCCGCAGCTGCCGCAGCAACTGGTCGGCGATCCGCTGCGCCTCGGGCAGATCCTGATCAACTACGCCAACAATGCGGTGAAGTTCACCGAGCAGGGCGAGGTCGAGGTGATCCTGCGCGTCGAGCAGCGCGACGCCGAGCAGGTGCTGGTTTACCTTGGCGTGCGCGACACTGGTATCGGCCTGACGCCAGAGCAGATGGGTAGGCTGTTCGAGTCCTTCCAGCAGGCCGACAGCTCTACCACGCGCAAATACGGCGGCACCGGTCTGGGGCTGGCCATCTGCAAGAGCCTGGCCGAGGCCATGGGCGGCAGCGTCGGGGTCGAAAGTCAGCCGGGGCAGGGCAGCCTGTTCTGGTGCCGCGTGCCGCTGGGCATTGCTCGCCAGCAAACCCAGCGGTTGCTGCCGCAGGCCGATCTGCGCGGGCGCAAGGTGCTGGTGGTGGATGACAATGACAGCGCGCGGCAGGTGCTGCACGACATGCTGGAAAGCATGAGCTTTCGCGTCGAGGCCGTGGCCTCGGGCATGGCCGCCTTGCAGCAGGTGCAACAGGCCAGCCTGCAACGTGAGCCGTTCGAGGTGCTGCTAGTCGATTGGCAGATGCCTGGCATGGATGGCATTGAAACCCTGCGCCGGGTGCGCGAACTCAATCTGCAACCGCCACCGCACCTGCTGATGGTCACCGCCCATTGTCGTGAGGAGGTGCTGCTGGGCGCGGAGAAAGTCGGTGTCGAGGATGTGCTGCTCAAGCCGCTCAATCCCTCGCTACTGTTCGACGCGCTGATCCGCAGCCTGGCTGGCGCAGAGCCGGAGCAGGGCTTTGCGCGCTTGCCGGCGGGTGAGCAGATTCCCAATTTCGGCGCATTGCGTGTGCTGCTGGTGGAAGACAACGAGCTGAACCGCGAAGTGGCCTGCGGCCTGCTGCAGGAAAGCGGCCTGCAGATTGATCAGGCCGAGCACGGCGGCATTGCCCTGGAGCTGCTGCGCAGCCATGCCGAGGGTTATTACGCCCTCGTGCTGATGGACATGCAGATGCCGGTGCTGGACGGCATCGCCACCACCGAGGCGATTCGCCGCGAGCCGCGCTTTGCCGCGCTACCGATCATCGTTATGACTGCCAACGCCATGCCGGCCGACCGCGAGCGCTGTCTGGCCGCCGGGATGAATGATCACCTGGGCAAACCGATTGAGCCAAACGAGCTGTGGCACACCCTGGTGCGCTGGATGCCGATCCAGGCCGAGCCGCTGAGTGAGTCGCCTCGCATAGCTGAAGCTGCGGTGGACTGGCAGCTGCCAGGGGTGGATATCGACAGCGGCCTGCGTCGGGTGCTCGGCAAGCGCGAGCTGTACCAGCGGCTGCTCGGCAAGTTTGTCGCCAGCCAGGGCGATTTCCCGACGCAGCTGCGCGCCGCACTGGCGGCCAATCAGCAGGAAAGTGCCGAGCGTCTGGCCCACAGCCTCAAGGGCCTGGCCGGTAACCTCGGCGCGACGGCCCTGGCCGCTCAGGCGGCGACCCTAGAGAGCGCGATCAAGGATGCCCGTCACGATGAGCTGGACGGCCTGCTGGCCGAGTTGCAGCAGAGCCTGGAAGCCCTGGTGGCGGCGATCAACGGGCAATTGCCTGCCGAGCCGCCGCACGAATTGCTGGCGGTGGATAGCGAACAGCTGCTGCAACTGTGCCGGCAGCTGCAGCGACTGTTCGTCGAGGACGATCCGCGCGCCGGAAAACTCTTCGATGAGCAGGCCGAACTGCTGCGCAGCGCCTTTAATAGTGAATACGCGGCGCTGGCTGCAGCGGTGCGCGGGTTTGACTTCGAGCAGGCGCTGGCGCTGGCGCTGCTGCAAGCCGCAGCCGGGCAACGGCACCTGAGACTATGA
- a CDS encoding DUF2218 domain-containing protein, translating into MQLNASAYVVTDTPARYISRLCKHFAHKIPVSFDEQQGRIEFDSGLALLQAEADGLRLSVQSASSEGLESLKKVVTSHFERFAWQAELSLDWQ; encoded by the coding sequence ATGCAACTGAACGCCAGCGCCTATGTCGTCACGGATACACCGGCCCGCTATATCAGCCGGCTGTGCAAACACTTCGCCCACAAGATTCCGGTGAGTTTCGATGAGCAGCAGGGGCGTATCGAGTTCGACAGCGGCCTGGCCTTGCTGCAGGCAGAGGCCGACGGCCTGCGCCTGAGCGTGCAAAGCGCCAGCAGCGAAGGCCTGGAAAGCCTGAAGAAGGTGGTGACCAGTCACTTCGAGCGCTTTGCCTGGCAAGCCGAGCTGAGCCTCGACTGGCAGTGA